A single genomic interval of Desulfobacterales bacterium harbors:
- a CDS encoding type II secretion system F family protein: MPVYEYSALNAKGKSVSGIIDAEGAQAARQKLRNSGMYPVNVNEVEASAIRKETKGLKSVQFFKRVRPTEVSMMTRQLSTLLEAGFPLVNAMDTLIPQIASQSFKKIMSKVKISIVEGSSFSEALSLYQNVFPPLYVNMVHAGESSGTLEIVLERLAEISEKQQALSSRIRAKLAYPVFMSIFGALVLFFLLTVIVPSITSIFADMNKVLPRPTRILISVSGFLQTYWWFLLLMALGLVIFYRFIKRTEKGRHWMSRLAISLPVSGELVKKLAVARFARTLGSLLENGVSMLTALGIVKNIVGNLIIAETIESAAESVGKGQGLAESLSNNSPFPYLSIQMIQVGEQSGALESMLSKVANIYENEAEAAVLSMTSLLEPAMILLMGVFIAFIVLSIMLPILEMNQLIA, translated from the coding sequence ATGCCCGTATATGAATACAGCGCTCTGAATGCAAAAGGCAAATCGGTCTCCGGCATCATTGATGCGGAGGGCGCCCAAGCCGCTCGCCAAAAACTCAGAAATTCCGGAATGTATCCGGTTAACGTCAACGAGGTGGAAGCGAGCGCTATTCGAAAAGAAACAAAAGGCTTAAAAAGCGTTCAATTTTTTAAACGCGTTCGGCCCACTGAAGTATCCATGATGACCCGTCAATTATCCACCCTTCTTGAAGCCGGCTTTCCGCTGGTCAATGCCATGGATACGCTGATTCCCCAAATCGCTTCCCAGTCTTTTAAGAAAATAATGTCAAAGGTCAAAATTTCCATCGTCGAGGGATCAAGCTTTTCCGAAGCCCTCTCCCTTTATCAAAATGTATTCCCCCCCTTATACGTCAATATGGTGCATGCGGGGGAAAGCTCGGGAACCTTGGAGATTGTGCTGGAACGCCTGGCCGAAATTTCGGAAAAACAACAAGCGCTCTCAAGCCGTATCCGTGCGAAGCTGGCCTACCCTGTTTTTATGTCCATTTTTGGTGCGTTGGTCCTGTTTTTTCTTCTGACCGTGATCGTACCGAGTATCACTTCCATTTTCGCCGATATGAACAAGGTTCTTCCCCGGCCAACGCGCATATTAATTTCAGTCAGCGGTTTTCTTCAAACCTATTGGTGGTTCCTGTTGTTAATGGCTCTGGGCCTGGTAATTTTTTATCGCTTTATCAAAAGAACGGAAAAAGGCCGGCATTGGATGAGCAGGCTCGCTATTTCCTTGCCTGTTTCGGGAGAACTTGTCAAAAAGCTGGCGGTGGCACGGTTTGCCAGAACCCTGGGCTCCTTGCTTGAAAACGGGGTATCCATGCTGACCGCGCTTGGCATTGTCAAAAATATTGTCGGCAACCTGATCATTGCAGAAACGATTGAGTCGGCAGCCGAGTCCGTCGGCAAGGGCCAAGGACTCGCTGAATCTCTGAGCAACAACAGTCCTTTTCCTTATCTGTCCATTCAGATGATTCAGGTGGGTGAGCAAAGCGGCGCCCTTGAATCCATGCTGAGCAAAGTGGCCAACATTTACGAAAACGAGGCGGAAGCCGCAGTGCTCAGCATGACCTCGCTGCTGGAGCCGGCCATGATTTTATTAATGGGCGTCTTTATCGCATTTATCGTGTTATCCATCATGCTTCCCATTTTGGAAATGAATCAGCTCATTGCATAA
- the gspG gene encoding type II secretion system major pseudopilin GspG has protein sequence MKNSGSPHNSRSHGFTLIELMVVIVILGILATLIVPRLMERPGQAKQVKAQIQIQSLETALKLFSLDNGFYPTTEQGLQALVEAPTTGTIPKKFPAGGYLEKGKVPLDPWGNEYIYLSPGMHDKFDIISYGADGVPEGEGENKDINSWEIE, from the coding sequence ATGAAAAACAGCGGCTCGCCCCACAATTCCCGCTCCCACGGATTTACCCTGATCGAGTTGATGGTCGTTATCGTCATACTGGGTATTTTAGCCACCTTGATCGTTCCCAGACTTATGGAAAGACCGGGTCAGGCAAAGCAGGTCAAAGCGCAGATACAGATACAAAGCCTTGAAACGGCATTGAAACTGTTCAGTCTCGACAACGGGTTTTATCCCACTACTGAACAGGGACTCCAAGCGCTCGTGGAAGCACCGACAACCGGAACCATTCCCAAAAAGTTCCCTGCCGGCGGATACCTGGAAAAGGGGAAAGTCCCCCTGGACCCCTGGGGAAATGAATATATTTATCTCTCGCCGGGCATGCATGATAAGTTTGATATTATTTCTTATGGCGCGGACGGTGTTCCCGAAGGGGAAGGTGAGAATAAAGACATCAATAGCTGGGAAATCGAATAG
- a CDS encoding type II secretion system protein translates to MRYGTITEKSGFTLIELIVVMALIGIVMFAALPRFQRVITDPARIVSQWIIWKIPELKQRAVSENRRYALQIDLSENKLWTTHEAMSEAEKVQAAESGYVLPHSISVSNIEFPDDRVISTGVAQILFYSKGYSDRAIIHLSSGDDRTFSYVIEPFLNKIGFFDTHVGFTEP, encoded by the coding sequence ATGAGATACGGAACCATCACGGAAAAAAGCGGTTTCACCCTTATTGAGCTCATTGTGGTCATGGCATTGATCGGCATTGTCATGTTTGCCGCCCTTCCGCGCTTCCAACGCGTCATTACGGATCCGGCGCGAATCGTCTCGCAATGGATAATTTGGAAGATTCCCGAGTTGAAGCAACGAGCGGTTTCTGAAAACCGCCGGTATGCCTTGCAGATCGATCTGTCTGAAAACAAATTGTGGACGACACACGAGGCAATGAGCGAAGCGGAGAAGGTTCAAGCGGCGGAATCCGGCTATGTTTTGCCTCACAGTATCAGCGTGTCGAATATTGAATTTCCCGATGATCGTGTTATTTCTACGGGCGTCGCGCAGATTCTGTTTTATTCAAAGGGATATTCGGACCGCGCCATCATTCACCTCTCTTCGGGCGATGACCGAACTTTTTCATATGTTATCGAACCCTTTCTCAACAAGATCGGCTTTTTTGACACGCATGTCGGATTTACGGAACCATAA
- a CDS encoding prepilin-type N-terminal cleavage/methylation domain-containing protein, whose product MSDLRNHNKINFSGSNGFTFLEIMVALAIIAIVLVSVYRLQSQTILMNIRSRFDTLAPMLAQQKLGEIEADLKNAVSDTGDFSDDFPGYSWETVVSEITSEILGQVAEDMRQIKVRVFFQDELTSYELRVYRVIHAD is encoded by the coding sequence ATGTCGGATTTACGGAACCATAATAAAATCAATTTTTCAGGAAGCAACGGCTTCACGTTTCTTGAAATCATGGTGGCCCTGGCCATTATCGCCATCGTGCTGGTGAGTGTTTACCGCCTTCAATCCCAAACGATTCTCATGAATATCCGGTCCCGGTTCGACACGCTCGCCCCCATGCTGGCGCAACAAAAACTGGGCGAAATAGAGGCGGATTTAAAAAATGCGGTTTCGGATACCGGAGATTTCAGTGATGACTTTCCGGGATATTCATGGGAAACTGTCGTGTCGGAAATAACATCTGAAATCCTGGGGCAAGTAGCGGAGGATATGAGACAAATTAAGGTGAGGGTTTTTTTTCAGGATGAACTAACTAGTTATGAATTAAGGGTATATAGGGTGATACATGCGGATTAA
- a CDS encoding type II secretion system protein GspJ, which yields MRINPSMQRRKSTADIGFTLLEILVAIFLFAILISAVFASFRAIHDSATALQQDDRYYETAQAALSRMQCDLESIFITVPARYKPPGFNEPADAYRVFGESTSSENRDFSTLRFTSLSHLPMNGDTNEGVAQIVYYVHQSEPNLFALRRADQLWPYETIETNHNNPILCENVQSLAFKFLNESGEYRDAWDSDSADYDYATPRAIEIVLTVGDDTHSLTMKTVADLHVYRDPIAAAQ from the coding sequence ATGCGGATTAACCCTTCGATGCAACGCCGAAAGTCAACCGCCGACATAGGGTTTACCCTGCTTGAGATTCTGGTCGCGATATTTTTATTCGCCATTTTGATTTCAGCCGTATTTGCCTCCTTTCGCGCCATCCATGATAGCGCGACGGCCCTTCAACAAGATGACCGGTATTACGAAACCGCACAAGCCGCATTGTCACGCATGCAATGCGACCTTGAATCTATTTTCATTACGGTCCCAGCGCGTTATAAACCGCCCGGTTTTAATGAGCCCGCAGATGCCTATCGGGTTTTTGGTGAGAGCACTTCTTCAGAAAATAGAGATTTTTCAACGCTTCGGTTCACCTCCCTCTCGCATTTACCAATGAACGGGGATACGAACGAAGGCGTTGCGCAGATCGTTTATTATGTTCATCAGAGCGAACCGAATCTTTTTGCACTCAGGCGGGCGGATCAACTTTGGCCTTATGAAACCATTGAAACAAACCACAACAACCCGATATTATGTGAAAATGTACAGTCTTTGGCCTTTAAATTTCTCAACGAATCCGGTGAATATCGTGACGCTTGGGATTCGGATTCCGCCGATTATGATTACGCCACCCCACGAGCCATTGAAATCGTTCTAACAGTGGGGGACGACACGCATTCACTCACCATGAAAACGGTGGCCGACCTGCACGTTTACAGAGACCCGATAGCAGCCGCTCAATGA
- a CDS encoding general secretion pathway protein GspK produces the protein MTPKNNGGMLSDLFFFIPRLQNRRGIALLVTLAVITVIVALSIELHKQKRLAVLSSAESRNQVTLNYMADSGIHIAMAMLIRDRIDSELDSIQEDWAQPEKRNELLADFPFDEGSLEVSISDERGRIQVNALVALPGHEFNPLQFHIWDRLFGFVKKMDETLSDLDHIAIINSVKDWMDTGDDETITGLTGAESDYYESLDPPYSCRNGPVDHLGELFRIKGITTSLMSGTDNANDLMAYLSVNGATAIAQGSYTFDGMININTAPLPVLAALLPEEFEAYAQDLFDYRIEKSDDQYVNSLTESKWYKHVPGLEELDLQADLITAASDLFRIVATATLQEKQRRITALVQRETGKESGKWGCRILRWQID, from the coding sequence ATGACACCAAAAAACAATGGCGGAATGCTTTCCGATCTGTTTTTTTTTATCCCACGATTGCAAAACCGACGCGGAATCGCGCTTTTGGTAACGCTTGCCGTCATTACGGTTATCGTCGCCTTATCAATAGAACTCCACAAGCAAAAGCGCTTGGCGGTCCTATCCAGCGCTGAAAGCCGTAACCAGGTTACACTCAATTACATGGCCGACTCCGGTATCCACATTGCCATGGCCATGCTGATTCGGGATCGAATAGATTCCGAGCTCGACTCGATTCAGGAAGACTGGGCGCAGCCGGAAAAGCGAAACGAATTGCTTGCCGACTTTCCTTTTGATGAGGGCTCGCTTGAGGTTAGCATCAGTGACGAACGGGGCAGGATTCAAGTCAATGCGCTGGTCGCATTGCCGGGGCATGAATTCAACCCGCTGCAGTTTCATATCTGGGACAGGTTGTTCGGCTTTGTTAAAAAAATGGATGAAACCCTGTCCGATCTGGATCATATCGCGATTATCAATTCCGTAAAGGACTGGATGGACACCGGTGACGATGAGACCATTACCGGTCTTACCGGGGCGGAAAGCGACTATTATGAAAGCCTTGATCCACCCTATTCCTGCCGCAACGGCCCCGTTGATCACCTCGGAGAGCTTTTCCGCATAAAGGGAATTACAACATCGCTGATGTCGGGCACCGATAATGCAAACGATCTGATGGCATATTTAAGCGTCAATGGCGCGACCGCCATAGCGCAAGGCAGTTATACCTTTGATGGAATGATTAATATCAACACAGCACCGTTGCCGGTGCTGGCAGCGCTTTTGCCCGAGGAATTCGAAGCGTATGCACAGGATCTCTTTGATTATCGAATTGAAAAATCAGACGATCAATATGTTAACTCCTTAACCGAATCGAAATGGTATAAACATGTCCCCGGGCTGGAGGAGTTAGACTTGCAAGCGGACTTGATCACTGCGGCCAGTGATCTTTTTCGAATCGTGGCCACCGCCACCCTGCAAGAAAAACAACGCCGCATTACCGCCCTTGTGCAACGAGAAACCGGAAAAGAATCAGGCAAATGGGGATGCCGCATATTGCGTTGGCAGATCGACTGA
- the gspL gene encoding type II secretion system protein GspL → MSRKYLGLDIQEDALSAVLLQSGLKTRLIESCIQIPLPAAESFPENIQEAFKTLVAAMPLDGPVTTLSIPIQYVTCRNLDVPFSDSKKIRQVLPFELEPRLPFPVEDLVIDFQKVKTTGDITRILAVAAEVFRIKPLLDIPVGYQLDPETVLPGAYGVGCWLSGQTYMPEDWILLDVSNQRCGMVVVCKRTICLLRSFPVLLSSPNAFTAIGGHIQQTMTAMDGILQTAYLPTRLVLTGAGAENDTLHACLSEKFGISVQKLNLLEELNLTQALPSTNSPHRMNNALAGALIAADGYRGGLNLRQGVLAAKSRLYEYKSLIFRTCILGALAIICALAGILSDIFILEGKANQLTAQVTTLFKSTLPNIQKIVDPVHQLTMEIEAIKKKALTPEISHHYLPAIDMLLYLSREIPETLDVHFTSLVAGDQSLLISGTTDSFNAVNEMTQKIEKNPVFKSIKINSANMDPNGNRVRFKIRVQL, encoded by the coding sequence ATGAGCAGAAAATATCTGGGGCTGGACATTCAGGAAGACGCATTGTCCGCGGTTTTGCTGCAAAGCGGCCTAAAAACCCGTTTGATAGAATCCTGCATTCAAATTCCCCTGCCGGCCGCCGAATCTTTCCCGGAAAATATTCAAGAGGCCTTTAAAACGCTGGTGGCGGCGATGCCTTTAGACGGCCCTGTGACAACCCTTTCCATACCCATTCAATACGTTACATGCCGCAACCTGGACGTCCCTTTTTCCGATTCAAAAAAAATTCGTCAGGTATTGCCGTTTGAGCTGGAACCCCGCTTGCCTTTTCCGGTTGAAGACCTGGTGATTGATTTTCAGAAAGTCAAAACAACCGGTGATATTACTCGAATTCTTGCCGTAGCAGCGGAAGTGTTCAGAATAAAACCCTTATTGGACATTCCGGTTGGTTATCAATTGGATCCGGAAACCGTTTTACCGGGTGCTTACGGTGTGGGCTGTTGGCTCTCCGGCCAAACCTACATGCCGGAGGATTGGATTCTTCTGGATGTATCCAATCAACGATGCGGCATGGTGGTTGTTTGCAAGCGTACCATATGCCTGTTACGCTCGTTTCCGGTGCTGCTGTCGAGCCCGAATGCTTTCACGGCAATCGGTGGGCATATTCAACAAACCATGACAGCCATGGACGGCATCTTACAAACGGCCTACCTTCCCACTCGCCTTGTATTAACCGGGGCCGGCGCTGAAAACGATACCCTGCACGCCTGCCTTTCAGAAAAATTCGGCATTTCAGTTCAAAAATTAAACCTGCTTGAAGAGCTGAACCTCACTCAAGCCCTGCCTTCAACTAATTCACCGCATCGAATGAACAACGCACTTGCCGGCGCTCTGATTGCCGCGGATGGTTATCGCGGCGGATTGAATCTCAGGCAAGGTGTATTGGCCGCAAAAAGCCGGCTATATGAATATAAAAGCCTTATTTTCAGAACCTGTATTTTGGGCGCGCTCGCTATTATCTGTGCCCTGGCGGGTATTCTTTCCGATATATTCATTTTGGAGGGAAAAGCGAATCAGTTGACAGCGCAAGTCACCACTTTATTTAAATCCACCCTGCCGAATATTCAGAAAATCGTGGATCCCGTTCACCAGCTCACCATGGAAATTGAAGCGATCAAAAAGAAAGCGCTGACACCCGAGATCAGTCATCATTATTTGCCGGCGATCGATATGCTGCTATATCTGAGCCGGGAAATTCCCGAAACATTGGATGTCCACTTTACGAGTCTGGTGGCGGGCGATCAAAGCCTTCTCATCTCCGGCACAACGGATTCTTTCAACGCCGTTAATGAAATGACCCAAAAAATAGAAAAAAACCCCGTTTTTAAAAGCATTAAGATTAATTCCGCCAACATGGATCCGAATGGAAACCGGGTCCGATTTAAAATCAGGGTTCAGCTCTGA
- the gspN gene encoding type II secretion system protein GspN yields MKKFYLPILYAFYVVAAVIFFIYALFPEEAAKRMVSDRFEYAFPGYSVQIERLAPSFPPGITLKDVTVFQPKKGGVEVPHVRICPSLSRLIRGRLFLHYQGNIQNGAFSGDMEMDADQWHQPKKITLSLSQVHLQNAVLNAIESPPPELTAAVDGHMTFVPNLKTGLTIYAKLALTEVMLTLPALSDVLEPFRFATIDLNCSMAHRILRINNGVFSGPQLEGTMAGTLIFSDPLPKSRLNLRFVVSLRPEYHDKLAQALPVVLFQNKSGNPVGFEFELNGMLEKPSVSISR; encoded by the coding sequence ATGAAAAAATTTTACCTCCCTATTTTATACGCATTTTACGTTGTAGCGGCCGTTATTTTTTTTATTTACGCGCTCTTTCCGGAAGAAGCGGCAAAACGCATGGTTTCGGATCGGTTTGAATACGCTTTTCCAGGATATAGTGTTCAAATAGAGCGCTTGGCGCCGAGCTTTCCTCCGGGTATCACCTTAAAGGACGTAACGGTTTTTCAGCCAAAAAAAGGGGGGGTCGAGGTGCCCCATGTTCGAATTTGCCCGAGTCTTTCTCGACTTATTCGAGGCCGGCTATTCCTTCACTATCAAGGCAACATTCAAAATGGTGCTTTCAGCGGTGATATGGAAATGGATGCCGACCAATGGCATCAGCCGAAAAAAATCACCCTGTCCCTGTCGCAGGTACATCTTCAGAACGCGGTGCTGAATGCTATTGAAAGCCCGCCGCCTGAATTGACCGCCGCTGTTGACGGTCACATGACCTTTGTGCCGAATTTGAAAACCGGGTTAACGATATATGCAAAGCTGGCGCTCACAGAGGTGATGTTAACCCTTCCCGCGTTATCCGATGTGTTGGAGCCCTTTCGATTTGCAACCATCGATTTGAATTGTTCCATGGCGCACCGCATTCTCCGTATTAATAACGGCGTGTTCAGCGGACCTCAATTGGAAGGCACCATGGCAGGGACGTTGATTTTCAGTGACCCGTTACCCAAAAGCCGTTTAAATCTGCGCTTTGTTGTTTCTCTTCGTCCCGAATATCACGACAAACTGGCACAAGCGCTGCCGGTCGTCCTGTTTCAAAATAAAAGCGGCAATCCGGTCGGTTTTGAATTCGAACTAAACGGCATGTTGGAAAAACCAAGTGTTTCCATATCACGCTGA
- a CDS encoding type II secretion system protein N, which translates to MIKIASHILNLLFITAAVYFAVNAGYNLLQLKTTMPSPISPAAWTASSETDTEKQPLLFYQPILKRNLFHTKGETDSKTTPEAKTVDIDKLEKTELRLKLWGTVASAGDTAYAVIESEKERKQSLYKVGDTVETATVKIILREKVILTVDGKDEVLEIQQPVDLPMANQRKTVASMAPASPFSNAVSKRRITMTRAQIESAMSNVAQLMSEAKIDPVSDGLMVTNVKPNSLFRRMGLRNGDIIVGVDGKAIGSVDDALKLYENLKTSDTASVEIKRRDRHQMIEYRIR; encoded by the coding sequence ATGATTAAAATTGCCTCTCATATCCTTAATCTTCTCTTTATCACAGCAGCCGTCTACTTTGCGGTGAATGCGGGCTATAACCTGCTGCAACTAAAAACAACCATGCCATCGCCCATAAGCCCTGCCGCGTGGACGGCATCGTCCGAAACGGATACCGAAAAACAACCGCTACTGTTTTATCAGCCGATCCTTAAACGCAACCTTTTCCACACCAAGGGTGAGACCGACTCCAAAACCACCCCAGAAGCCAAGACGGTTGATATTGACAAATTGGAAAAAACCGAGCTGCGGCTGAAACTGTGGGGTACGGTTGCCTCAGCGGGTGATACCGCCTATGCAGTGATTGAATCGGAAAAAGAACGCAAGCAAAGTCTTTACAAAGTCGGTGATACCGTCGAAACCGCAACGGTAAAAATAATTTTAAGGGAAAAGGTGATCCTGACCGTGGACGGAAAAGACGAGGTGCTGGAGATTCAGCAACCGGTCGATTTGCCGATGGCAAACCAAAGGAAAACCGTTGCTTCGATGGCTCCCGCCTCGCCTTTTTCCAACGCCGTATCCAAGCGGCGAATCACCATGACACGCGCTCAGATTGAATCCGCCATGAGCAATGTCGCGCAGCTCATGAGTGAGGCCAAGATTGATCCTGTATCGGACGGGTTGATGGTCACCAATGTCAAGCCCAACTCTTTGTTTCGCAGAATGGGGCTTAGAAATGGTGACATTATTGTGGGAGTGGACGGCAAGGCCATTGGCTCGGTGGACGATGCCTTGAAACTTTATGAAAATTTAAAAACATCCGATACAGCTTCCGTGGAAATAAAAAGAAGAGACCGGCACCAAATGATTGAGTATCGAATAAGGTAG
- the gspD gene encoding type II secretion system secretin GspD: MIARIPLRAHLSALLISWLLILTMTLQVPAADSPASAKPEPNPVKAGEKERFVTIDFNNVDIEVFIKFISELTGKNFVIDNRVKGKVTITSPARISVDEAYRVFESVLEVNGFATVPAGKVTKIVPSPDARGKDIETRINSQMRPLLDKKDDTLITQLIPLTYASAEEIKRLFTPLISKNSAILAYPATNTLIITDAYSNIQRLTKILKAIDLPGIGQEISVIPLVHAGSEKMVKTLQEVFKQPKVAKSVLPQQETAQFVSDERTNTIIAMASENDMARIKKLIEILDKQTPRGKGKIQVYYLENAIAEDTAKVLQELPSKKSNAKSNEAPIVSEEVKVTADKATNSLIIMADAEDYLVIEDIIQKLDIPRSMVYIESLIMEVNVNKNFNLGIKWSVFGETSVDGKSAAIGGRFSPDGSAIGTGDLAQSGMALGIISSDLIEFTLGGIPISLPNLGAVANAFKGDEDVHILSTPQILTTDNEEAKIIVGRNIPFKTKTTTSSDLNETFNSIEYKDVGLTLKITPHISKDRLVRLQISQELTALTGSPEDVTDQPSTLKRSVETTVIVKDQNTIVIGGLIDDNITNSQNQVPCLGSIPLMGRLFSSESKSNQKTNLYIFITPRVIKSPAEAQAVLNEKQAEINVIHEGNIKLFDTDGKINRAPFGDASSVSPSGTK; the protein is encoded by the coding sequence ATGATCGCACGAATACCCCTCAGGGCCCACTTATCGGCGTTATTGATCTCTTGGCTTCTCATATTGACCATGACGCTTCAAGTGCCCGCGGCAGATTCACCCGCTTCGGCCAAGCCCGAACCCAACCCGGTGAAAGCCGGTGAAAAGGAGCGGTTTGTCACCATTGATTTCAATAATGTGGATATCGAGGTTTTCATAAAATTTATCAGCGAACTCACCGGCAAGAACTTTGTCATTGATAACCGGGTGAAAGGAAAGGTCACCATCACTTCACCGGCCCGTATTTCAGTCGATGAGGCCTATCGTGTATTTGAATCGGTCCTCGAGGTGAACGGATTTGCAACCGTGCCTGCCGGAAAAGTCACCAAAATAGTCCCCTCCCCAGATGCACGGGGAAAAGATATCGAAACCCGCATTAACTCTCAAATGCGCCCCTTATTGGATAAAAAAGACGACACGCTCATCACGCAACTAATTCCCCTGACATATGCCAGCGCGGAAGAAATAAAACGGCTCTTTACACCCTTGATTTCAAAAAACAGCGCCATATTGGCCTATCCGGCCACCAACACGCTGATTATCACGGATGCCTATTCCAATATTCAACGACTGACTAAAATTCTAAAGGCCATTGATTTGCCCGGTATCGGTCAGGAAATATCCGTCATTCCGCTGGTACATGCGGGATCTGAAAAAATGGTCAAAACGCTTCAGGAGGTTTTTAAGCAACCAAAAGTCGCCAAAAGCGTGCTGCCCCAACAAGAGACTGCGCAATTCGTTTCCGACGAGCGAACCAATACCATCATCGCCATGGCCAGTGAAAACGATATGGCGCGAATTAAAAAGCTGATTGAAATTCTGGACAAGCAAACACCTCGTGGAAAAGGCAAAATTCAAGTCTATTACCTGGAAAACGCCATTGCGGAAGATACCGCCAAGGTGCTTCAGGAACTTCCGTCCAAAAAGAGCAACGCCAAATCCAACGAAGCACCTATTGTTTCAGAAGAAGTAAAAGTGACCGCCGACAAAGCGACCAACAGCCTCATCATTATGGCGGATGCGGAAGATTATCTGGTCATTGAAGACATCATTCAGAAACTGGATATTCCGCGATCCATGGTGTATATTGAATCCCTTATTATGGAGGTTAATGTTAATAAAAATTTTAACCTTGGGATTAAATGGTCGGTTTTCGGCGAAACGTCGGTGGATGGCAAGTCTGCGGCCATCGGCGGTAGATTCAGTCCGGACGGCAGCGCGATCGGAACGGGCGACCTGGCCCAATCGGGGATGGCGTTAGGCATCATTTCCAGCGATTTGATCGAATTTACATTAGGGGGCATACCCATCAGTCTTCCCAATTTGGGGGCTGTCGCCAATGCATTTAAGGGGGACGAAGATGTCCATATTCTTTCAACGCCGCAAATCCTGACCACAGATAATGAAGAAGCCAAAATCATTGTGGGCAGAAACATTCCTTTTAAGACAAAGACTACTACCAGCAGTGATTTAAACGAAACCTTCAACTCCATTGAATACAAGGATGTGGGATTAACACTTAAAATAACGCCTCACATCAGTAAGGATCGGCTGGTTCGTCTACAAATATCTCAGGAACTCACGGCCCTGACCGGTTCACCGGAGGATGTTACGGATCAACCGTCCACATTGAAACGCTCGGTGGAAACGACGGTGATTGTAAAAGATCAAAATACGATCGTGATCGGGGGACTTATCGATGATAATATCACAAACAGTCAAAATCAGGTGCCATGTCTGGGGAGTATTCCGCTCATGGGACGATTGTTCAGTTCCGAATCAAAATCGAACCAAAAAACCAATCTCTATATTTTTATCACCCCCCGCGTAATCAAAAGCCCTGCCGAAGCACAAGCCGTTCTGAATGAAAAACAAGCCGAAATCAATGTGATTCACGAGGGGAATATCAAATTATTTGACACCGATGGAAAGATAAATAGGGCGCCCTTCGGGGATGCATCATCGGTATCGCCGTCCGGAACAAAATAA